From Pseudomonas vanderleydeniana, the proteins below share one genomic window:
- a CDS encoding hybrid sensor histidine kinase/response regulator: protein MDIKFTQRLSYKQARLTVVVGFILGTLLSLLQIGLDYASENASINREILSLLEISHNPASRIAYNIDAELAQELAMGLLRSPAVLRAQLIDNNNSVLASVERPRQSGRYRTISDFLFGADRQFEDRLFLSHLPNESLGTLHLDVDTYTFGIRFLKRAEITLLNGFVRGLILTGILLALFYVMLTKPLVRVIHALAGNQPGSPRQARLEFPPGHEKDEIGVLVKVANQQFDTMATEIQQRRNAENRLTDYLGQLENIVSARTTELKAINARLSQSNQELEVARSTALNMAQARSAFLANMSHEIRTPLNGLLGMIALSLDSSLNAEQRQQLSIAHDSGKVLVELLNDILDLSKFDAGQLELEKIPFDLGALVEDTANLLSQNAAPGVELACLIEPQFPALVLGDPTRVRQIVSNLLSNALKFTRFGRVDVRLGARDGGVRIEVCDTGIGIAQEAQAKIFQPFTQAGAGITRQYGGTGLGLALTYNLCEAMKGRLTISSEVGFGSQFCAELPLPSHTPAATPKPLKGRIIAVSSSGSGLSELLDSQLPAWGLQYKRYGLDESLAGLQIDLLITDCPECLFGLRPAITAPILLVTAYGNFMPNEEATALAPLQQQARPLARNALYQILQRTLQRDDAEDQAVQAQDSPPQRRSRILLVEDNPVNQLVAKGMLGKLGCEVSVAAHGGEALSQLEQQDFDMVLMDCNMPVMDGYEASRQIRRSGRWPNLPIVALTANAMPEERERCRAAGMSDYLAKPFRREELMALLELWVAPRIT, encoded by the coding sequence ATGGATATAAAATTCACCCAGCGCTTGTCCTACAAGCAAGCCCGATTGACCGTGGTAGTCGGGTTCATTCTGGGGACGCTGCTCAGCCTGCTGCAGATCGGTCTCGATTATGCCAGCGAAAACGCCTCCATCAATCGCGAAATCCTTTCCCTGCTGGAAATCAGCCACAATCCGGCCTCGCGCATCGCCTACAACATCGATGCCGAGCTGGCCCAGGAACTGGCGATGGGGCTGCTGCGCTCACCGGCGGTGCTGCGCGCCCAACTGATCGACAATAACAATTCGGTACTGGCCAGCGTCGAGCGTCCCCGCCAGAGTGGCCGCTACCGGACGATCAGCGACTTTCTGTTCGGCGCCGACCGGCAGTTCGAGGATCGCCTGTTCCTCAGCCACCTGCCGAACGAATCCCTGGGAACCCTGCACCTGGATGTCGACACCTACACCTTCGGCATCCGCTTCCTCAAGCGCGCCGAAATCACCCTGCTCAACGGTTTCGTCCGCGGCCTGATCCTGACCGGCATCCTCCTGGCCCTGTTCTACGTCATGCTGACCAAGCCACTGGTCAGGGTCATCCACGCGCTTGCCGGCAACCAGCCGGGCTCCCCCAGGCAGGCGCGACTGGAGTTTCCGCCCGGGCATGAAAAGGACGAGATCGGTGTGCTGGTCAAGGTCGCCAACCAGCAGTTCGATACCATGGCCACCGAGATCCAGCAGCGACGCAACGCCGAGAACCGCCTGACCGACTACCTCGGGCAACTGGAGAACATCGTCTCGGCCCGCACCACCGAACTCAAGGCGATCAACGCCCGCCTGAGCCAGTCCAACCAGGAACTGGAAGTGGCCCGCAGCACCGCACTGAACATGGCCCAGGCACGCTCGGCCTTCCTCGCCAACATGAGCCATGAAATCCGTACGCCGCTGAACGGCCTGCTCGGGATGATCGCCCTGTCGCTGGACAGCTCGCTGAATGCCGAGCAACGCCAACAACTGTCGATTGCCCATGACTCGGGCAAGGTCCTGGTCGAACTGCTCAACGATATCCTCGACCTGTCGAAGTTCGACGCCGGGCAACTGGAGCTGGAGAAGATCCCGTTCGACCTCGGCGCGCTGGTCGAGGACACCGCCAACCTGCTCTCGCAGAATGCCGCGCCGGGGGTCGAGCTGGCCTGCCTGATCGAGCCACAGTTTCCGGCGCTGGTGCTCGGTGATCCGACCCGCGTGCGGCAGATCGTCAGCAACCTGCTGTCCAACGCCCTCAAGTTCACCCGTTTCGGTCGCGTCGACGTGCGCCTGGGCGCCCGTGATGGTGGCGTACGGATCGAAGTCTGCGACACCGGTATCGGCATTGCCCAGGAAGCCCAGGCGAAAATTTTCCAGCCGTTCACCCAGGCCGGAGCTGGGATCACCCGCCAGTACGGCGGCACCGGGCTCGGCCTGGCCTTGACCTACAACCTCTGCGAAGCGATGAAGGGCCGCCTGACCATCAGTTCCGAAGTCGGTTTCGGCAGCCAGTTCTGTGCCGAGCTGCCACTGCCCAGCCATACCCCTGCCGCCACGCCAAAACCGCTCAAGGGCCGGATCATCGCGGTCAGCTCGTCAGGCAGCGGCCTGAGCGAATTACTCGATAGCCAACTGCCGGCATGGGGCCTGCAATACAAGCGCTACGGGCTCGACGAAAGCCTGGCCGGCCTGCAGATCGACCTGCTGATCACCGACTGCCCGGAATGCCTGTTCGGCCTGCGCCCGGCCATCACCGCACCGATCCTGCTGGTGACCGCCTATGGCAACTTCATGCCCAATGAGGAGGCCACGGCCCTGGCGCCCCTGCAACAACAGGCACGCCCACTGGCCCGCAATGCGCTGTACCAGATCCTGCAGCGAACGCTGCAACGGGACGATGCCGAGGACCAGGCGGTCCAGGCCCAGGACAGCCCGCCACAACGGCGCAGCCGCATCCTGCTGGTCGAGGACAACCCGGTCAACCAGTTGGTGGCCAAGGGCATGCTCGGCAAGCTGGGCTGCGAAGTCAGCGTCGCGGCCCACGGCGGCGAAGCGTTGAGCCAGCTGGAACAGCAGGACTTCGACATGGTGCTGATGGACTGCAACATGCCGGTCATGGATGGCTACGAAGCCAGCCGGCAGATACGCCGCAGCGGGCGCTGGCCGAACCTGCCGATCGTGGCGCTGACCGCCAACGCCATGCCCGAGGAACGCGAGCGTTGCCGGGCCGCCGGCATGAGCGACTACCTGGCCAAGCCGTTCCGGCGCGAGGAACTGATGGCG